Proteins encoded within one genomic window of Erigeron canadensis isolate Cc75 unplaced genomic scaffold, C_canadensis_v1 Conyza_canadensis_unscaffolded:175, whole genome shotgun sequence:
- the LOC122584257 gene encoding uncharacterized protein LOC122584257, translating to MDMLNEHNCVAKAFRMARDWCSANEDHPCELRLLAQRSTLRQYSTPNVSEIAALVTNDFGVSSEPRDIVVSTTNGFLQRISELHPLYMALQYPLLFPYGESGYHEAIPYFSNTGRRKTKRTCLTMREFYCYRIHYRPNEGTTLLRGGRLCQQYLVDSYTAVEEQRLRYVRTHQTELRVELYDSVCDAVTRGDTNAKALGQRIVLPASFTGSPRYMVQNYQDAMALCRKFGNPDLFITFTANPKWPEVGHMLSFIPGQKSHDRAEDVGRVFKMKLDDMMYDIMKNNVFGQALAGVYTIEFQKRGLPHAHILIWLDEKAKCKTPADIDDIISAEIPLESIDPRGYKAVTDYMLHGPCGPDAKDASCMNMGKCMKHFPKPFYQETTIDEDGYAVYRRRKTNNTVLKYKIPLDNRFVVLYNRYLLLKYDAHINVEWCNRSKAIKYLFKYLNKGPDRATIVFHDNLKEDGKTQSTIITKVDKVKNYLDCRYLSPCEAVWHLFALDIHYCKPSVVKLTYHLPEKHTLTLRDSESLPALLRRPGIKDTMFTKWFELNRREKHARQYKYSEIPAEYVWVSKDNYWEKRRRRKNTVGRIVYCGTI from the exons ATGGATATGCTTAATGAACATAATTGTGTAGCCAAGGCATTTCGTATGGCACGCGATTGGTGTTCAGCAAATGAAGATCATCCATGCGAATTACGTTTGCTTGCACAGAGATCCACTTTACGACAATATAGCACCCCAAATGTTTCTGAAATTGCTGCCTTGGTAACTAACGATTTTGGGGTGAGTTCTGAGCCTCGAGATATTGTAGTCAGCACCACTAACGGGTTCCTACAAAGAATCTCAGAATTGCATCCACTATACATGGCCTTACAATATCCGTTGCTTTTTCCTTATGGTGAATCTGGATATCATGAAGCAATCCCATATTTCTCAAACACTGGTAGGAGGAAAACAAAGAGGACATGCTTGACAATGCGAGAGTTCTATTGTTACAGAATTCATTATCGACCTAATGAAGGAACAACTTTGTTAAGAGGCGGCCGTCTCTGTCAACAATACTTGGTGGATTCTTATACTGCAGTTGAAGAACAACGACTCCGATACGTTAGGACTCATCAAACTGAACTTAGGGTAGAACTATATGACAGTGTGTGTGACGCCGTCACACGCGGTGACACAAACGCAAAGGCACTTGGTCAACGAATAGTTTTACCCGCGAGTTTCACAGGAAGCCCCAGGTATATGGTGCAAAATTATCAGGACGCCATGGCCCTATGCAGGAAATTTGGAAACCCGGATCTGTTCATAACCTTTACCGCAAATCCCAAATGGCCCGAAGTTGGCCATATGTTATCATTCATTCCGGGACAGAAGTCTCATGATCGTGCAGAAGATGTGGGTCGTGTGTTTAAAATGAAACTCGACGACATGATGTATGATATCATGAAGAACAATGTTTTTGGGCAGGCCTTGGCAG GTGTGTACACAATCGAGTTCCAGAAGCGTGGACTCCCACATGCTCATATTCTAATATGGCTAGACGAAAAGGCAAAATGCAAAACCCCGGCTGATATAGATGACATAATTTCTGCGGAGATCCCTTTGGAATCTATTGATCCAAGAGGATATAAGGCTGTGACTGATTACATGCTACATGGACCGTGCGGCCCGGACGCTAAAGATGCGTCATGTATGAACATGGGGAAGTGCATGAAACATTTCCCAAAACCATTTTATCAGGAAACAACAATCGATGAAGATGGCTATGCTGTTTATCGTAGAAGGAAGACGAACAATACTGTCTTAAAATACAAAATCCCCCTTGATAACCGATTTGTAGTCCTATACAATAGATACTTGCTCCTCAAATATGATGCACACATAAATGTCGAGTGGTGCAACAGATCCAAGGCAATAAAATACTTATTCAAGTATTTAAACAAAGGTCCCGATAGAGCGACAATTGTTTTTCATGATAATCTGAAGGAAGATGGCAAAACACAGTCCACAATTATTACCAAGGTTGATAAAGTCAAGAATTACCTCGATTGCCGTTATTTATCACCATGTGAGGCAGTGTGGCATTTGTTTGCACTTGACATACACTACTGTAAACCATCAGTGGTAAAACTAACCTACCACCTTCCTGAAAAACACACCCTCACACTACGCGACTCGGAAAGCCTACCTGCTTTACTTAGGAGGCCAGGAATCAAGGATACAATGTTCACCAAATGGTTTGAGCTGAACAGGAGAGAGAAGCACGCCAGACAATACAAATATTCAGAAATCCCAGCCGAATATGTATGGGTTAGTAAAGATAACTATTGGGAAaaaaggaggaggagaaagaacACCGTTGGACGGATTGTGTACTGCGGTACTATTTGA
- the LOC122584256 gene encoding ATP-dependent DNA helicase PIF1-like gives MLLNVVKGPQSYKDLKTVNGRVCESFKEACYAYGLLNDDREWGEAITEAKSWATGPQLRQIFITMLLFCEVSSPINLWNAHWEDFCEDILYRKRKLFMFPGLQLSDEQKKNYCLMDIQDLLHKNGKSLEDYPDLPKPDPALVTNDDNRLIREELTYNRMAEAVEHEQLYASLNSDQHSIYEQVLKSVHTKTGGFYFVYGPGGTGKTFLYKAIITRLRSEGLIVLAVASSGIAALLLPGGRTAHSRFVIPLELFETSTCGIKQNTHLAELMQQNTYIGGVTVLLGGDFRQILPIIPKGKRQEIVQACVNKSELWKQCQMFTLTRSMRVNELTTSGDIDTRKQQFNKWVLDVGDGAVPAKAKPGEDEPTWIKIPQNFIIDYTTSPIDEIISETFPDFLERQDDEEYLRERAILTPKNDDADEINETMLNKLNRPGKTYKSSDEVCKASTDSTEQESLYPVEFLNTLTFPGMPPHELHVKEGLPVMLLRNVNPAQGLCNGTRLLITGLGRFIIKARIITGSNIGDTALIPRITLSSTKSKWPFIFKRRQFPIKPCYAMTINKSQGQPLNFVGLYLPKPVFSHGQLYVALSRVTTPEGFKVLMIEDNDTNLKHHTRNIVYKEVFNNLFN, from the exons ATGTTGCTAAACGTGGTCAAAGGACCACAGAGTTATAAAGACCTGAAGACAGTCAATGGGAGGGTGTGTGAATCATTTAAGGAAGCATGCTATGCATATGGATTGCTAAATGATGATCGCGAGTGGGGTGAAGCAATTACAGAAGCCAAATCATGGGCGACTGGGCCACAACTTCGCCAGATTTTCATTACCATGCTGCTGTTTTGTGAGGTCAGTAGTCCTATTAATTTGTGGAACGCCCATTGGGAAGACTTCTGTGAGGATATTTTGTATAGAAAGCGAAAGCTTTTCATGTTCCCTGGATTGCAGCTTTCAGATGAGCAGAAAAAGAACTACTGTTTAATGGACATTCAAGATCTGCTCCACAAAAACGGAAAATCCCTCGAAGATTATCCAGATCTTCCAAAACCTGATCCAGCCTTAGTAACTAATGACGACAACCGCTTGATAAGAGAAGAGTTGACGTACAATCGAATGGCTGAAGCGGTGGAGCATGAACAGCTTTATGCAAGCCTGAACTCTGATCAACATTCTATATATGAGCAGGTTCTGAAATCTGTTCACACTAAAACGGGAGGCTTTTATTTTGTGTATGGCCCAGGAGGTACAGGAAAGACATTCTTATACAAGGCAATCATTACACGACTAAGATCCGAAGGATTGATTGTCCTGGCAGTAGCATCATCAG GAATTGCTGCGCTGCTACTTCCTGGAGGTAGGACAGCACATAGTCGGTTTGTTATACCCTTGGAGCTTTTTGAAACCAGCACATGTGGgataaaacaaaacacacatcTAGCAGAGCTAATGCAGCAG AACACGTATATTGGGGGCGTGACAGTTTTACTAGGTGGAGATTTCCGACAGATTTTGCCTATTATACCCAAAGGTAAGAGACAAGAAATTGTGCAAGCGTGCGTCAACAAGTCTGAATTATGGAAACAGTGTCAGATGTTCACTCTAACACGAAGCATGAGAGTAAATGAGCTGACTACATCTGGAGACATTGACACTCGGAAGCAACAGTTTAACAAATGGGTCCTAGATGTCGGTGATGGGGCTGTACCTGCAAAAGCAAAACCAGGGGAAGACGAGCCCACTTGGATTAAAATCCCTCAGAACTTCATCATCGACTATACAACGTCTCCAATTGATGAAATTATTTCAGAGACCTTCCCAGACTTTCTAGAAagacaagatgatgaagaatatTTAAGGGAAAGAGCTATCCTGACCCCCAAAAATGATGATGCGGATGAGATAAACGAGACTATGCTTAACAAACTTAACCGTCCAGGCAAGACCTACAAAAGCTCGGATGAAGTATGCAAAGCGTCTACCGATAGTACAGAACAAGAATCATTGTACCCGGTTGAGTTTTTAAACACCTTAACTTTCCCTGGTATGCCACCACATGAGTTGCATGTGAAAGAAGGGCTACCAGTCATGCTGTTGCGGAATGTGAATCCAGCACAGGGCTTATGCAACGGTACACGTCTTCTGATTACTGGGTTGGGCAGGTTCATTATTAAAGCCAGAATCATAACCGGATCAAACATTGGAGACACAGCCTTAATACCAAGAATCACTCTGTCCTCAACAAAAAGCAAATGGCCATTCATATTTAAAAGGCGACAATTCCCGATAAAACCGTGCTACGCCATGACTATTAACAAAAGTCAGGGACAACCACTGAATTTCGTTGGCCTTTACTTGCCGAAACCAGTTTTCAGCCACGGACAACTCTATGTTGCTCTTTCTAGAGTAACAACACCCGAAGGTTTTAAGGTCCTCATGATCGAAGACAACGACACAAACCTCAAACATCATACAAGAAACATTGTATACAAAGAGGTCTTCAACAACTTATTTAACTGA